One genomic region from Geitlerinema sp. PCC 9228 encodes:
- a CDS encoding cob(I)yrinic acid a,c-diamide adenosyltransferase, which yields MTDPSVKERLQKIKAAKDKARRRREGNEKGLYLLFTGLGKGKTSSAMNMVYRHLAHERPVAVVQFVKDSHSYPDGDRMMLQKLQAAGFPVQIYTLGGGFSWETQDPDLDRKKAEDAWQQASQFISHPEISLVLLDELHVALHKAQLQVEPIQTAIQNRPHHAHVVSTGRYAPQSLIDIADLVTEMTRIKHHVSQGVPAQMGIEY from the coding sequence ATGACCGATCCAAGCGTAAAAGAACGTTTGCAAAAAATCAAAGCGGCAAAAGACAAAGCACGCCGTCGCCGCGAAGGTAACGAAAAAGGATTGTATCTTTTATTTACCGGCCTGGGCAAAGGCAAAACCAGCAGTGCTATGAATATGGTATACCGCCATTTAGCCCACGAACGACCAGTAGCTGTGGTGCAATTTGTGAAAGATTCCCATTCCTACCCCGACGGCGATCGCATGATGCTGCAAAAATTGCAAGCCGCCGGTTTCCCGGTACAAATCTATACCCTTGGTGGCGGCTTTAGCTGGGAAACCCAAGACCCCGATCTCGACCGGAAAAAGGCGGAAGATGCTTGGCAGCAAGCCAGCCAATTTATCAGCCATCCAGAAATTTCTTTGGTGTTGCTTGACGAATTGCACGTTGCCCTGCACAAAGCACAGTTGCAGGTAGAACCCATACAAACCGCCATTCAAAACCGTCCCCATCACGCTCATGTGGTGAGTACCGGACGCTACGCCCCCCAGTCTCTCATAGATATTGCCGATTTGGTTACCGAAATGACCCGCATTAAACACCACGTTAGCCAAGGTGTTCCCGCACAGATGGGAATTGAATACTAA